From Brassica oleracea var. oleracea cultivar TO1000 chromosome C3, BOL, whole genome shotgun sequence, a single genomic window includes:
- the LOC106333610 gene encoding traB domain-containing protein isoform X2, with translation MEPTTSILLEPKAEAHVDDHSHNIVNVDKEEDEHSDSGSLITGVVSVGDASDDDDGDFAVETTKLELPEEYAESVMVLTCDSTAEGGSCHVYLIGTAHVSEESCREVEAIISLMKPEVVFVELCSSRLSILTPALKIPTVPEMIDMWKKNHNAFGIAYGWFLAQVASKLDVLPGAEFRVAYEEAHTYGGKVILGDRPVQITLKRTWAKMPLWHKVKFLYGLVFQPVFLPSPEELKKMLKAMNNVDMLTLVIQEISKEFPSLMDTLVHERDTYMACMLSRVASEHSSVVAVVGRGHLQGIKKNWNQPIKMKDLLEIPKNESKYTAKYVLKSLTVAVVGIAIGSRLYLSTRS, from the exons ATGGAACCGACGACGTCAATACTGTTGGAGCCGAAGGCGGAGGCTCACGTAGATGACCATAGCCACAACATAGTGAATGTGGATAAAGAGGAGGATGAACATAGCGATTCCGGTTCACTGATAACCGGCGTCGTTTCGGTCGGTGATGCTAGTGACGACGATGATGGTGATTTTGCGGTGGAGACGACGAAGTTGGAGCTGCCTGAGGAATACGCAGAAAGCGTTATGGTTCTAACGTGCGATTCCACAGCTGAAGGCGGATCCTGCCATGTGTACTTGATTGGCACGGCTCATGTCTCTGAG GAATCATGTCGAGAAGTTGAAGCTATAATAAGCTTGATGAAACCAGAG GTCGTCTTTGTGGAGTTGTGTTCAAGTCGATTATCTATTCTCACTCCTGCTTTGAAG ATTCCGACGGTGCCGGAGATGATAGACATGTGGAAGAAGAACCATAACGCATTCGGAATAGCGTACGGATGGTTTCTTGCACAG GTCGCCAGCAAGCTTGATGTATTACCTGGTGCCGAGTTTCGTGTGGCGTATGAAGAGGCACACACATATGGTGGCAAGGTGATTCTAGGTGATCGTCCTGTACAG ATCACGTTGAAGAGAACGTGGGCTAAGATGCCTCTATGGCACAAAGTAAAGTTCTTGTACGGCTTAGTGTTTCAACCTGTCTTTCTCCCTAGCCCTGAGGAACTTAAGAAGATG CTAAAAGCTATGAACAATGTGGATATGCTGACGTTGGTGATTCAAGAAATAAGCAAGGAGTTTCCATCTCTCATGGATACACTTGTGCATGAGCGTGATAC GTACATGGCATGTATGTTATCAAGAGTTGCAAGTGAGCATAGCTCGGTCGTGGCAGTTGTTGGTAGAGGGCATCTTCAAGGGATCAAGAAGAACTGGAACCAACCTATAAAG ATGAAGGATCTGTTGGAGATACCGAAGAATGAATCAAAATATACAGCTAAGTATGTTCTCAAGTCGCTGACGGTTGCTGTCGTCGGGATAGCTATAGGCTCACGCTTGTATCTTTCCACCAGAAGTTGA
- the LOC106333610 gene encoding traB domain-containing protein isoform X1 → MEPTTSILLEPKAEAHVDDHSHNIVNVDKEEDEHSDSGSLITGVVSVGDASDDDDGDFAVETTKLELPEEYAESVMVLTCDSTAEGGSCHVYLIGTAHVSEESCREVEAIISLMKPEVVFVELCSSRLSILTPALKIPTVPEMIDMWKKNHNAFGIAYGWFLAQVASKLDVLPGAEFRVAYEEAHTYGGKVILGDRPVQITLKRTWAKMPLWHKVKFLYGLVFQPVFLPSPEELKKMLKAMNNVDMLTLVIQEISKEFPSLMDTLVHERDTLVLYMACMLSRVASEHSSVVAVVGRGHLQGIKKNWNQPIKMKDLLEIPKNESKYTAKYVLKSLTVAVVGIAIGSRLYLSTRS, encoded by the exons ATGGAACCGACGACGTCAATACTGTTGGAGCCGAAGGCGGAGGCTCACGTAGATGACCATAGCCACAACATAGTGAATGTGGATAAAGAGGAGGATGAACATAGCGATTCCGGTTCACTGATAACCGGCGTCGTTTCGGTCGGTGATGCTAGTGACGACGATGATGGTGATTTTGCGGTGGAGACGACGAAGTTGGAGCTGCCTGAGGAATACGCAGAAAGCGTTATGGTTCTAACGTGCGATTCCACAGCTGAAGGCGGATCCTGCCATGTGTACTTGATTGGCACGGCTCATGTCTCTGAG GAATCATGTCGAGAAGTTGAAGCTATAATAAGCTTGATGAAACCAGAG GTCGTCTTTGTGGAGTTGTGTTCAAGTCGATTATCTATTCTCACTCCTGCTTTGAAG ATTCCGACGGTGCCGGAGATGATAGACATGTGGAAGAAGAACCATAACGCATTCGGAATAGCGTACGGATGGTTTCTTGCACAG GTCGCCAGCAAGCTTGATGTATTACCTGGTGCCGAGTTTCGTGTGGCGTATGAAGAGGCACACACATATGGTGGCAAGGTGATTCTAGGTGATCGTCCTGTACAG ATCACGTTGAAGAGAACGTGGGCTAAGATGCCTCTATGGCACAAAGTAAAGTTCTTGTACGGCTTAGTGTTTCAACCTGTCTTTCTCCCTAGCCCTGAGGAACTTAAGAAGATG CTAAAAGCTATGAACAATGTGGATATGCTGACGTTGGTGATTCAAGAAATAAGCAAGGAGTTTCCATCTCTCATGGATACACTTGTGCATGAGCGTGATACGTTAGTATT GTACATGGCATGTATGTTATCAAGAGTTGCAAGTGAGCATAGCTCGGTCGTGGCAGTTGTTGGTAGAGGGCATCTTCAAGGGATCAAGAAGAACTGGAACCAACCTATAAAG ATGAAGGATCTGTTGGAGATACCGAAGAATGAATCAAAATATACAGCTAAGTATGTTCTCAAGTCGCTGACGGTTGCTGTCGTCGGGATAGCTATAGGCTCACGCTTGTATCTTTCCACCAGAAGTTGA
- the LOC106332356 gene encoding uncharacterized protein LOC106332356, which yields MARIGGILVCLVIAGLDVGAAILGIQGEASQNQVKHMKLWLFECREPSQDAFRLGLGAAAILVMAHVLINLVGGCLCICSQDEFQRSSSTKQISMVCLVVTWIVFAVGFGALVIGAMSNSKSRSSCGFTHHHYLSIGGLLCFLHALFCVAYYVSATAAKDEAAK from the exons ATGGCTAGGATAGGAGGTATTCTTGTTTGTTTAGTCATCGCAGGCTTAGATGTAGGTGCTGCAATACTCGGAATCCAAGGAGAAGCCTCTCAAAATCAG GTGAAGCACATGAAGCTGTGGCTATTTGAGTGTAGAGAGCCGAGCCAGGACGCGTTCAGGCTAGGTCTAGGTGCAGCAGCGATATTGGTAATGGCCCATGTCCTCATCAATTTGGTCGGAGGCTGTCTATGTATTTGCTCTCAGGACGAGTTTCAAAGATCTTCTTCCACTAAGCAAATCTCCATGGTTTGTCTCGTCGTCACTTG GATCGTATTCGCCGTTGGATTTGGAGCTTTGGTGATTGGAGCGATGTCGAACAGCAAGTCAAGATCCTCTTGTGGGTTCACACATCACCATTATCTATCCATTGGAGGGCTCTTGTGTTTTCTTCATGCCCTCTTTTGTGTCGCGTATTACGTTTCTGCCACTGCGGCTAAAGATGAAGCTGCTAAGTGA
- the LOC106329006 gene encoding SPX and EXS domain-containing protein 5 isoform X1, translating to MFGGVFSVPVNNPHLRKSGSRLIIANLEGENDLKNSSMQLGTIAKLRSPLLLSSLKVALYVGGLYVCGKIGWESVMKMGLDTRELFFYETFLYYNPLLLITMMVWLWGVNLWVFSRTGVDYAAIFYLGPDHLSHKEIWKCARWMTTIILTSMTAYLYLYSHGDVSLAASQPIVLYLSAVIILIIPFDIFYMSSRYYLLWTFWRILFPVQTVSFSDFFLADILTSLSKVLSDLERSVCRMVHRQVATVAWFEADSVCGSHSAVIPLVLVLPYLFRLFQCIRQYKDSKDIANIWNAGKYLTAVPVIFLSALKYFIDQDTWTYSIQPAWILSGLANTFFSFFWDVLRDWDLSVFTRIFKFTKPNLCSHLLYGRRWVYVWVIGSNLVLRWTWTYKLSAHLRNNYITVFIITLLEIYRRFQWAFFRIENVWYKINNPKRTTSHQTNPVSLQNDNGGEQEKLLAHSHSLGV from the exons ATGTTTGGAGGTGTCTTTTCTGTGCCTGTGAACAATCCTCACCTGCGCAAATCTGGAAGTAGGCTCATCATCGCTAATCTTGAAG GAGAGAATGACTTGAAGAACTCAAGTATGCAACTAGGTACAATTGCCAAACTGCGAAGCCCTTTACTCCTTAGCAGCCTCAAG GTTGCTTTGTATGTCGGTGGTCTTTATGTTTGTGGAAAG ATTGGATGGGAATCTGTAATGAAAATGGGATTAGACACAAGAGAACTGTTCTTCTATGAGACCTTTCTGTATTACAACCCTCTCCTTCTCATT ACAATGATGGTTTGGCTCTGGGGTGTGAATCTGTGGGTGTTTTCTCGAACTGGAGTCGATTACGCAGCAATATTTTATCTAGGACCAGATCATCTTAGTCACAAAGAGATATGGAAG TGTGCTAGGTGGATGACGACGATAATATTGACTAGCATGACTGCCTATCTGTACCTATACTCGCATGGAGATGTGTCCTTGGCTGCTTCTCAACCA ATTGTTTTGTATCTCTCTGCTGTGATCATTCTCATCATCCCTTTCGATATCTTCTACATGTCCTCTCGTTACTACTTGCTATGGACTTTTTGGCGCATTCTCTTCCCTGTTCAG ACGGTGTCGTTTTCAGACTTCTTCCTAGCTGATATCCTTACTTCTTTGTCAAAG GTTCTGTCCGATTTGGAGCGTTCTGTATGTCGTATGGTCCATAGACAG GTAGCTACTGTTGCATGGTTTGAAGCAGATTCTGTTTGTGGGAGTCATTCGGCTGTAATCCCCTTAGTTCTTGTTCTACCTTATCTTTTTCGTCTGTTCCAATGCATTCGTCAGTACAAAGATAGCAAAGACATTGCAAACATCTGGAATG CTGGGAAGTATTTAACGGCAGTGCCAGTCATCTTTCTATCAGCACTCAAGTATTTTATCGATCAGGATACATGGACTTACTCCATTCAGCCTGCTTGGATCCTCTCTGGCCTAGCCAACACTTTCTTCTCCTTCTTTTGGGATGTTTTACGCGATTGGGATCTAAG TGTCTTCACTCGGATTTTCAAATTCACCAAACCAAATCTTTGCTCTCATCTTCTTTATGGACGCCGTTGG GTGTATGTTTGGGTGATTGGAAGCAATCTAGTACTAAGGTGGACATGGACGTACAAGCTATCAGCTCATCTCCGTAACAACTACATCACGGTCTTCATCATCACTCTTCTGGAGATTTACAGACGGTTCCAGTGGGCGTTTTTCCGTATAGAGAACGTGTGGTACAAGATCAACAACCCCAAGCGTACTACTTCTCATCAGACGAATCCTGTTTCACTCCAAAACGATAACGGTGGCGAACAGGAGAAGTTACTCGCACATAGTCACAGCCTCGGTGTATAA
- the LOC106329006 gene encoding SPX and EXS domain-containing protein 3 isoform X2, translating into MKMGLDTRELFFYETFLYYNPLLLITMMVWLWGVNLWVFSRTGVDYAAIFYLGPDHLSHKEIWKCARWMTTIILTSMTAYLYLYSHGDVSLAASQPIVLYLSAVIILIIPFDIFYMSSRYYLLWTFWRILFPVQTVSFSDFFLADILTSLSKVLSDLERSVCRMVHRQVATVAWFEADSVCGSHSAVIPLVLVLPYLFRLFQCIRQYKDSKDIANIWNAGKYLTAVPVIFLSALKYFIDQDTWTYSIQPAWILSGLANTFFSFFWDVLRDWDLSVFTRIFKFTKPNLCSHLLYGRRWVYVWVIGSNLVLRWTWTYKLSAHLRNNYITVFIITLLEIYRRFQWAFFRIENVWYKINNPKRTTSHQTNPVSLQNDNGGEQEKLLAHSHSLGV; encoded by the exons ATGAAAATGGGATTAGACACAAGAGAACTGTTCTTCTATGAGACCTTTCTGTATTACAACCCTCTCCTTCTCATT ACAATGATGGTTTGGCTCTGGGGTGTGAATCTGTGGGTGTTTTCTCGAACTGGAGTCGATTACGCAGCAATATTTTATCTAGGACCAGATCATCTTAGTCACAAAGAGATATGGAAG TGTGCTAGGTGGATGACGACGATAATATTGACTAGCATGACTGCCTATCTGTACCTATACTCGCATGGAGATGTGTCCTTGGCTGCTTCTCAACCA ATTGTTTTGTATCTCTCTGCTGTGATCATTCTCATCATCCCTTTCGATATCTTCTACATGTCCTCTCGTTACTACTTGCTATGGACTTTTTGGCGCATTCTCTTCCCTGTTCAG ACGGTGTCGTTTTCAGACTTCTTCCTAGCTGATATCCTTACTTCTTTGTCAAAG GTTCTGTCCGATTTGGAGCGTTCTGTATGTCGTATGGTCCATAGACAG GTAGCTACTGTTGCATGGTTTGAAGCAGATTCTGTTTGTGGGAGTCATTCGGCTGTAATCCCCTTAGTTCTTGTTCTACCTTATCTTTTTCGTCTGTTCCAATGCATTCGTCAGTACAAAGATAGCAAAGACATTGCAAACATCTGGAATG CTGGGAAGTATTTAACGGCAGTGCCAGTCATCTTTCTATCAGCACTCAAGTATTTTATCGATCAGGATACATGGACTTACTCCATTCAGCCTGCTTGGATCCTCTCTGGCCTAGCCAACACTTTCTTCTCCTTCTTTTGGGATGTTTTACGCGATTGGGATCTAAG TGTCTTCACTCGGATTTTCAAATTCACCAAACCAAATCTTTGCTCTCATCTTCTTTATGGACGCCGTTGG GTGTATGTTTGGGTGATTGGAAGCAATCTAGTACTAAGGTGGACATGGACGTACAAGCTATCAGCTCATCTCCGTAACAACTACATCACGGTCTTCATCATCACTCTTCTGGAGATTTACAGACGGTTCCAGTGGGCGTTTTTCCGTATAGAGAACGTGTGGTACAAGATCAACAACCCCAAGCGTACTACTTCTCATCAGACGAATCCTGTTTCACTCCAAAACGATAACGGTGGCGAACAGGAGAAGTTACTCGCACATAGTCACAGCCTCGGTGTATAA
- the LOC106333969 gene encoding blue copper protein-like, protein MASREMLIIISVLATTFIGLAVATDHTIGGPRGWTVGANLKTWAAGQTFVVGDNLVFAYPSAFHDVVEVTKPEYDSCQAVKPLITFANGNSIVPLTTPGKRYFICGMPGHCTQGMKLEVNVVPAANAAPTAPLPNSVPSLNAPSPSSALPIQPLLPLNPVPVLSPSPSTPLPSSSLPLLPAQSPALSPAATSLPLFPGSPGSSSSTTTKTVGSFPSSATGTTDNIDGAGASPGDSSAKSLVLGFGFMLAMMIHLF, encoded by the exons ATGGCATCCAGAGAAATGCTGATCATTATCTCAGTCCTCGCAACTACATTCATCGGTCTAGCAGTAGCTACAGATCATACCATTGGTGGTCCTAGAGGTTGGACCGTAGGAGCTAATCTTAAAACTTGGGCTGCAGGACAAACATTTGTTGTTGGAGACAATCTTG TTTTCGCTTACCCTTCTGCATTCCACGATGTCGTTGAAGTCACAAAACCAGAATACGATAGCTGCCAAGCGGTTAAACCGCTTATAACGTTTGCTAATGGAAACTCCATTGTTCCTCTCACCACTCCTGGAAAAAG GTACTTCATTTGTGGCATGCCGGGACACTGTACACAAGGGATGAAACTAGAAGTAAACGTTGTCCCAGCCGCAAACGCAGCACCAACCGCACCGCTTCCAAACTCTGTCCCATCATTAAATGCACCGTCACCTTCTTCTGCTTTACCTATACAACCTTTGTTGCCTCTTAACCCCGTCCCTGTCCTCTCTCCTTCTCCTTCAACTCCCCTTCCTTCCTCCTCTCTCCCTCTTTTGCCGGCACAGTCACCGGCACTTTCTCCAGCGGCTACTTCTCTGCCTTTGTTTCCAGGTTCACCTGGTAGCTCGAGCAGTACCACCACCAAAACCGTCGGGAGCTTCCCTTCTAGTGCTACGGGCACGACGGATAATATTGATGGAGCAGGAGCTTCTCCCGGTGACTCCTCCGCGAAAAGCCTTGTTTTGGGATTCGGATTCATGCTTGCTATGATGATTCATCTGTTCTAA
- the LOC106328547 gene encoding F-box/LRR-repeat protein At3g58930-like produces the protein MDRLTSLPDELLYHILSLLPTKSAVVTSALSKRWLNLWKLNPNLDIDDSVFIHAEDGKGKREEIRQSFVGFVDRVLAMQGDSPINSFSLKCITGIHPDTVNRWICNVLKRGVSDLSLFTDFTCEDTEEDSYQLPRELFFSSTLVKLKLRSEHCVDWWWHLNSSSLTMLKSLDIDSDLIFCGEIEEFIPSFPALEELRMASMEWLEPDVTVSSATLRKLTLHGTGCEEFVNPTSVSFDTPNLLVLSYFDLVAEDYPLVNMSKLVHAVINLIVTDKQVKRLREANNELLEDDEEEGNVVLHFGNVVKLMNGIQNVQILSFTADTLEVLSQCCDTLPVFNNLKFLGITSEEGRGWQAMPALLKNCPRLETIILRGLSHYVTDKCGDACPCISREDKGSSLRSCPVNRIEIQGFRATMKEMTLIKHFLDYFPSLKRLDAVVEDNEPTQLRNPELSKCVTEMFGLYNKLHPSCSVELMVSPFLQKKWREQGHI, from the exons ATGGATCGTCTCACCAGTCTACCAGACGAGCTTCTTTATCATATCTTGTCCCTCCTTCCGACAAAGTCTGCTGTCGTGACTTCGGCTCTCTCAAAGAGATGGCTCAACCTGTGGAAACTCAATCCCAATCTCGACATTGATGACTCTGTCTTCATTCACGCCGAAGACGGTAAAGGGAAAAGGGAAGAAATTCGACAGAGCTTCGTCGGCTTTGTAGACAGAGTTCTCGCTATGCAGGGTGATTCTCCTATCAACAGCTTCTCCCTGAAGTGCATCACTGGCATCCATCCAGATACTGTTAACCGTTGGATCTGTAACGTGCTCAAGCGTGGCGTTTCTGACCTCAGCCTTTTCACTGATTTTACTTGCGAGGATACCGAAGAGGATAGCTACCAGCTGCCTAGAGAGTTGTTCTTTAGTAGTACACTCGTTAAGCTGAAACTAAGAAGTGAGCACTGTGTTGATTGGTGGTGGCATCTAAACTCTTCTTCCTTGACGATGCTCAAGAGTCTTGACATCGACTCTGACTTGATTTTCTGCGGTGAGATCGAGGAGTTTATTCCTTCGTTCCCTGCGCTTGAAGAGCTACGAATGGCTAGCATGGAGTGGCTAGAGCCGGATGTGACTGTGTCAAGTGCAACCCTGAGAAAGCTAACTCTCCACGGCACCGGCTGTGAGGAGTTTGTGAATCCAACGAGCGTCTCTTTTGATACTCCGAACCTGCTCGTCTTAAGCTACTTTGACTTGGTTGCGGAAGACTATCCTTTGGTCAATATGAGCAAGTTAGTCCATGCGGTAATCAATCTTATAGTGACTGATAAACAGGTTAAGCGACTAAGAGAGGCAAACAATGAGTTGTTAGAGGATGATGAGGAGGAGGGTAATGTTGTTCTCCACTTCGGCAATGTGGTGAAGCTCATGAATGGGATACAAAATGTTCAGATACTTTCCTTCACTGCTGATACTCTCGAG GTGCTTTCTCAATGCTGTGATACATTGCCAGTGTTCAACAACCTCAAGTTCTTAGGTATTACAAGTGAAGAGGGACGAGGATGGCAAGCAATGCCAGCTCTTCTAAAGAATTGTCCACGTTTAGAAACTATAATCCTTCGG GGTTTATCACACTATGTAACAGACAAATGTGGAGATGCTTGTCCCTGCATTTCTCGGGAAGACAAAGGTAGTTCACTCAGGTCTTGTCCAGTGAATAGGATTGAGATTCAAGGCTTTCGAGCAACGATGAAGGAGATGACCTTGATAAAGCATTTCCTGGACTATTTTCCAAGTTTGAAGAGGCTTGATGCTGTCGTTGAAGATAATGAACCTACACAGCTCCGAAACCCTGAATTGTCTAAATGTGTCACGGAGATGTTTGGTCTCTACAACAAGCTGCACCCGAGTTGCAGTGTCGAGCTCATGGTCAGTCCTTTCTTGCAAAAGAAGTGGCGTGAACAAGGACATATCTGA
- the LOC106333992 gene encoding glutamic acid-rich protein — MKVNVEVITGTFIDAEVSENATVKELKERIATEVKLSVKRLILVVEDEEESRRLVKDDEDEMKLIDLGVKEDAHMYLFFKHPDLVYKEEKSQGRGDNASVEELSSEAESKRGNKEEDEDAKGEEKDIAMKNGEEEEKNGEETKDDDNVQDGKKKAREGENEMDIVS; from the coding sequence ATGAAGGTAAATGTGGAGGTAATAACGGGTACATTTATAGATGCTGAGGTGAGTGAAAATGCGACGGTGAAGGAACTAAAGGAGAGGATTGCAACGGAGGTGAAACTATCGGTGAAGCGTTTGATACTTGTGGTCGAGGATGAAGAGGAGAGTAGAAGATTGGTTAAGGATGATGAAGATGAAATGAAGCTGATAGATTTAGGAGTGAAAGAAGATGCTCATATGTATTTGTTCTTTAAGCATCCTGATTTGGTTTACAAGGAGGAGAAATCACAAGGAAGAGGAGATAATGCATCTGTAGAGGAGCTTTCATCGGAAGCAGAGAGTAAAAGAGGAAACAAAGAAGAAGATGAAGATGCAAAGGGTGAAGAGAAAGATATAGCTATGAAGAATGGTGAAGAAGAAGAGAAGAATGGAGAAGAAACAAAGGATGATGATAATGTTCAAGATGGAAAAAAGAAAGCAAGAGAAGGAGAGAATGAAATGGATATAGTTTCTTGA